A single region of the Candidatus Firestonebacteria bacterium RIFOXYD2_FULL_39_29 genome encodes:
- a CDS encoding lipid-A-disaccharide synthase, giving the protein MKIFINVGDASADVYGAEIIRELKKLEPDIDIHANGGKLMKEAGAKLFCNLVEFSVIGISEAVKKYFPLMKILKNTVKYIKENNIKTVVLVDYPGFNLRLAKVLKKEGVTVIYYIMPQVWAWNEGRIKTIKKVVDQAIVLFPFEKAIYEKINVPVEYFGHPLFEAAKPSSSKEELRKEFELPLDKTVVGLFPGSRRQEIETILPEMVKLTENYKEVEYILCRAPVVPLELINKYPGNVPIKVIEGRAYDVMEASDIAVFTSGTVTLEGALMKKPMVNVYKLSKLTEFVFRLLAKVSFATLPNIIAGKQIVPELIQERANAREIETEIRKILGNPGEKEKMLFELRKLSDSLKGENIMRKTAGVILKCAKLS; this is encoded by the coding sequence TTGAAGATATTTATTAATGTCGGGGATGCTTCGGCGGATGTTTACGGCGCGGAGATTATCAGGGAATTAAAGAAGCTGGAACCGGATATAGATATACACGCAAACGGCGGAAAATTAATGAAAGAAGCCGGAGCTAAGCTCTTTTGTAATCTGGTGGAGTTCTCCGTTATAGGTATCTCTGAAGCAGTAAAAAAGTATTTTCCTCTGATGAAAATACTAAAAAATACTGTTAAATACATAAAAGAAAATAATATAAAAACTGTGGTGCTCGTGGATTATCCGGGTTTTAACCTCCGGCTGGCGAAAGTTCTTAAGAAAGAAGGAGTAACAGTTATCTACTATATAATGCCTCAGGTCTGGGCCTGGAATGAAGGCCGGATTAAGACGATAAAGAAGGTAGTAGATCAGGCAATTGTTCTTTTCCCTTTCGAAAAAGCGATTTACGAGAAAATTAACGTGCCCGTTGAGTATTTTGGGCATCCACTTTTCGAAGCGGCAAAACCTTCAAGTTCAAAAGAAGAATTAAGGAAAGAGTTCGAACTTCCTCTTGATAAAACAGTGGTAGGTCTTTTTCCGGGGAGCAGAAGACAGGAGATTGAAACCATTCTTCCTGAAATGGTAAAGCTTACTGAAAATTATAAAGAAGTGGAGTATATTCTCTGCAGGGCTCCGGTTGTTCCGCTAGAACTGATAAATAAATACCCGGGCAATGTTCCTATAAAAGTAATCGAAGGAAGGGCTTATGATGTTATGGAAGCGTCGGATATTGCTGTTTTTACTTCCGGTACGGTCACGCTCGAAGGCGCTTTGATGAAAAAACCGATGGTAAATGTGTATAAACTATCCAAGCTGACGGAGTTTGTCTTTCGCCTTCTGGCAAAAGTTTCTTTTGCCACCCTTCCGAATATTATCGCGGGCAAACAGATTGTTCCCGAACTTATTCAGGAGAGGGCAAACGCCAGGGAGATTGAAACAGAGATCAGAAAAATCCTCGGAAATCCCGGTGAAAAAGAAAAAATGCTTTTTGAGCTTCGAAAATTATCAGACTCTTTGAAAGGCGAGAATATTATGAGAAAGACCGCCGGAGTAATATTAAAATGCGCAAAATTGTCCTGA